The Saprospiraceae bacterium genome includes the window TCGTAACTAATTCAACAAGTTTCCGTATGCTTCAAGAGAGGCTAAATTTGGCGCATTCATCCCTATGATAATCTTTTTGAGAGAGATCCTTTTTTTATTCCCTGGTTTCTACCCTAATCCATTGTTTATCAATTTTTTGCTATCAAAGGAACTTTCGGGGCAGCAAAAAAGTTTTAAAAATACTTTGAGGCGCTTGCAAATTTGTTCAAACTTATTTTATATTTGCATCGCTTTAGCGGAAAAATGTTGTCAAATGAGGCAACAAAAGTTTGAAAAGCAGACGTAGCTCAGCTGGTAGAGCACGACCTTGCCAAGGTCGGGGTCGCGAGTTCGAATCTCGTCGTCTGCTCCATAATGGGTTTGAGTTTGGATATAAGCGCATTTTTTGCCTAACCCATACTCAAACCCATTTTTTTTCTATAAAGTGTCTGCCCGGGTGGTGGAATTGGTAGACACGCAGGACTTAAAATCCTGTGGCCATTAGGCCGTGCGGGTTCAATTCCCGCTCCGGGTACAAAGCTTGACATTCCGTCAGGCTTTTTTTTTGCCTCAAGTCAAAGCCAGTAAACTAAGTAAGTGGACATAATTATGCATCATAAGATGAGGGAGCTATTTTTTTCATAGGCGAGGCAAAAATGACGCGCCTAGCCTAGCTAAGCAAGGAATTTTTAACGAAGCATATGGAAAAAAGAGCCCCGCAGAAATGTATGGATAATTGTGGCCACTTACTTATAGCCGCTAAAATCATTTCTCAATTATACCTTACCTTTGCCATATGCATGGTTTGGAAGAATTCTTACAAGCAAGGTTAGCAGACAGGAAAGCTCAAAATAGCTTCCGTTACCTTCAATACACAGAGGGGCTCATTGACTTTTGCTCCAATGACTATCTCGGTTTGGCCAGGATGAATTTAGGTGATGAGGCGTTTAAGCCCCAACGTCATCCTTGGGGAGCTACCGGATCTAGGCTGATTTCAGGGCATTCACTGCTAGCCGAACGTTTAGAAACTTATCTGGCTACCTTTCATAAGGCCGAAGCCGCCCTTTTATTCAATAGCGGATACCAAGCCAACCTGGGCCTAATAGCTAGTGTAACAACGCGGCATGACACCCTCCTCTATGATCAATTGGTGCATGCTTCCCTGCGGGATGGCATCCAACTGGCAGCAGGGGCTGCCATCAATTTCCGACACAATGATATCCAGCATTTAGAAGAAAAGTTGCAGCGTGCAAAGGGAAGGAAAATCGTATTGATCGAAAGCATTTATTCCATGGATGGCGATGAGGCGCCCCTGGAGCAAATAGTGTCCTTGTGTGAGCAATATGGCGCGGCTTTGATAGTAGATGAGGCCCATGCTACCGGTGTTTTTGGAGAAAGAGGAGAGGGCCTTGTCGTTGCCAGGGGCTTGGAACAACGCGTATGGGCCAGGGTACATACCTTTGGCAAAGCCATTGGTGCGCATGGTGCTGCCGTTGTTGGTTCCACCCTATTAAAGGAATATTTAATTAATTTCTGTCGACCCTTTATTTATACCACTGCCTTGCCCGATCACCTACTCGAAAGAATTAGGTTGGCTTACCTTGAAATGGAAAAAGGAGAGCAGATCAATGTTTTGCGGGAGCGAATTTCATTGTTTTTGCAACAACTTAACCTGGAGGCTAAAAATGCTTTCCTTCCTAGTAATAGTCCTATTCAATGCTTGGTGATACCCGGTAATCAAGCCGTCAAAGTCGTTGCTCAAGCCCTTCAGTCTTCGGGTTTTGACCTTAGACCCATTCTATCACCAACCGTTCCCAAAGGCCAGGAACGCATACGGATTTGTATTCATGCTTTTAACACGGAAGAACAAATCATTCAATTAACAAGGCTTATTCATCAAAACCTGTCTATTCATGCAGCGCGGAATTTTTATTAGTGGAATTGGCACCGAAATTGGTAAGACGGTAATAGCCGCTTTGATCACCCAAGCCTTAGACGCAGATTATTGGAAGCCGGTACAGTCGGGCGATCTTTCCTGTAGTGACACGATGAAGGTTAAAACTTGGGTTAGTCATCCTGCCGCTATCTTCCACCCCGAAGTTTTTCGGCTGAATACGCCTGCCTCACCTCATTACTCGGCTGAATTAGATGGTGTACAAATTAAGGTAACGGATTTTAAGTTGCCACAAACCAATAATTTCCTGGTGGCGGAAGGAGCCGGCGGCTTAATGGTTCCCTTAAACCAGTCCGAAACGATGGTGGACCTCATCAAACACCTTGGACTTCCGGTCGTTTTGGTGTCCCAAAATTACCTTGGAAGTATCAACCACACCTTGTTGAGCCTCCAATGTTTGCAGCAACATGGTATCCCGCTGGCGGGGTTAATCTTTAATGGCCCGGCAGTGCCTTCAACGACCGACATCATTGAACGAATGGGGGGGCAAAAAGCACTTTTTCACCTGCCGCCATTAGCCGAAATCAACCAAGCTGTTATAGCAGATTGGGCAGAAAAGGTCAAGCCCATTTTACAAAAGGAATTTTTTAGCAAAAATAGTGCCGATGAAAGTGTCCGCTGAAACTAGCCAAAGTGAACTATTGGAAAAAGACCGTCGCTTTGTATGGCATCCCTATACTCAAATGCTAAGCGCCCCGCCCCCACTGCCTATTGTCCGTGGAACCGGCGCTTTGCTGGTCGACGATCAAGGTAATACCTATATAGACGCCGTTTCTTCCTGGTGGGTCAATATTCATGGCCATAGTCATCCGTACATTGCCAAAAAAATTGCCCAACAAGCCACCACACTCGAACATGTCATCTTCGCGGGCTTTACCCACCCACCTGCTGTGGCTTTGGCAGAGCGGCTCATAGATCACCTCCCCGACCCATTGAGCAAAGTCTTTTATTCCGATAATGGGTCCACAGCCGTAGAAATTGCCATTAAAATGGCCATTCAATATTATCACAATCGCGATCAGCCCAAGAAAAAACTCATTGCCTTGGACCAGGCCTTCCATGGAGAAACCTTTGGCGCCATGTCAGCTAGCGGCGACCTGTCACTCAACAATGCCTTTAAAAACCAACTGTTTGAAGTAGCTCGTATTCCCGCTCCTTTAAAAGGAAAAGAAGCTGAAAGTGAAAAGGTGCTGGAGCAATTGTTGCAGGAAGGTGATGCCTATGCTTTTATTTTCGAGCCGCTCATTATGGGGGCCGGTGGTATGTTGATGTATGAACCAGCTATCCTGGATAAATTGATCAGGCTTTGCCAAAAACATGGGGTACTCACTATTGCGGATGAAGTGATGACTGGCTTTGGACGTACTGGTCAACTTTTTGCCATTCAACATTTAGCAACATGTCCAGACCTTATTTGCTTGGCCAAAGGACTTACTGGCGGTGTTTTACCGCTTGCAGTGACCTGTTGTACAGACAAAATCTATGAGGCTTTTCTTTCTGAAGATAAAGGCAAGACCTTTTTTCATGGCCATTCCTTTACTGCAAATCCCCTGGGTTGCGCTGCGGCATTGGCGAGCCTTGATCTCTTGGAGGGCGCGGAATGCCAGGAGAATATCAGCAGAGTGGTCCGTAGGCAACGGGCTTTCCGAGAAAAAATGGAGGGACATGCTGCAGTGAAGGATATTAGACAAACCGGTACAATTTTGGCGCTAGAATTCAATAGCCCTGAAAAAACCTCTTATTTCAATCAGTTGAGAGACCAGTTGTACCAATTTTTCCTTGATCGGAGAATATTGCTTAGACCTTTGGGAAATGTCATTTATTTCATGCCACCTTATTGTATTTCTGATAAAGAAATGACGGAGGTTTATCAAGCCATTGAAGATGCATTAGTACATTTTAACCTATGAATAAAAGGATTGGAATCATTAGCTATGGGAGTTTATCTGCATTAGGTGGAGAGCCAGCAGCCATTTGGTCCAATTACCTGCATCACCGGAGTTTGTTATGTTTCGACCAGGCCTTATCTGCCTGGGTAGGGGCGCTTCCAGCAGTGGAGGAGCATCGGCTCTGTGCCAGCGACACAATAAAAACGTATCAAAAGCTCGACCGAACAGTACGGCTAGCGTTGTTGGCGGCCGAAGGGGCTATGAAGGAGATGGCACATCCGTCTTCTTTTCGTTGGGGGATCAACTGGGGGTCCTCGCGGGGAGCAACGGAACGGTTTGAAAAGTACCATAGCGATTTTTTGACAGGGGAAGCATTGAGCCCCAATAGTTCACCGCTGACTACGTTGGGCAATGTGTCCTCTTGGGTTGCTCAGTACTTAGGGTTGCAATCCATCAATATTAATCATTCCGTCACTTGTAGTACGGCACTTCACGCCTTGTTGAATGGTATCGTATGGCTTGAATCAGGCCGTTGTGACTTTTTTTTAGCAGGGGGGACCGAGGCGCCGCTGACGCCTTTTACCGTTGCCCAGATGAAGGCGCTTCGCATTTATGCCCACTCGGCCGAGGCTGTCTACCCCAACCAATCGCTCGACCTGAACAAGGAGCACAATAGCATGGTACTGGGGGAAGGGGCTGCTGGTTTTGTCCTAAGCAAAAAGACGTCTCACCCTCCTTTGGCATGGATAGCGGGGGTCGGGTATGCGATGGAGCGCATTTCTTCCCCTTCCGGCATTTCGGCAAAAGGGATGGCCATGCAAGCAGCGATGCGAATGGCGTTGCACGAGGCAGCATTAAGCACGGTCGACGTCATAGTTTGTCATACCCCGGGTACTGTGCAGGGCGATAAGGCAGAATGGGAAGCCATCCAGGCCGTATTTGGTGATAATATCCCTTCGCTCACTACAAACAAGTGGAAAATTGGTCATACATTAGGGGCTTCAGGGGCGCTGAGCCTCGAAATGGCCCTCTTGATGTTACAACACCAAACCTTTATCGGCATGCCTTTGGGCTCGTTTAAAGACCAAAAAGCCCCAAAGAAAATTCGTACAATTATGGTCAATGCAACAGGCTTTGGAGGCAATGCTGTGAGTATTATTTTAAGTAAGGAACCGTAAATGATGGCCAAAGGTTTTTCATAATAAAAAAACAGGGTTTACATTTGCACCAAAATCGAATCGATATGAACCATTGGACTTTAGAAGCTTTAAAGGAATTGTATCATACGCCACTGTTGGAGTTGGTTTATAAAGCAGCAACTATTCACAGAGAAAATCACAACCCAGCTGCCGTACAAATCAGTACGCTTTTATCCATAAAGACAGGAGGCTGTCCTGAAGATTGTGCCTATTGTCCGCAGGCAGCACGCTATTTCACTGGTGTG containing:
- a CDS encoding 8-amino-7-oxononanoate synthase; translation: MHGLEEFLQARLADRKAQNSFRYLQYTEGLIDFCSNDYLGLARMNLGDEAFKPQRHPWGATGSRLISGHSLLAERLETYLATFHKAEAALLFNSGYQANLGLIASVTTRHDTLLYDQLVHASLRDGIQLAAGAAINFRHNDIQHLEEKLQRAKGRKIVLIESIYSMDGDEAPLEQIVSLCEQYGAALIVDEAHATGVFGERGEGLVVARGLEQRVWARVHTFGKAIGAHGAAVVGSTLLKEYLINFCRPFIYTTALPDHLLERIRLAYLEMEKGEQINVLRERISLFLQQLNLEAKNAFLPSNSPIQCLVIPGNQAVKVVAQALQSSGFDLRPILSPTVPKGQERIRICIHAFNTEEQIIQLTRLIHQNLSIHAARNFY
- the bioD gene encoding dethiobiotin synthase yields the protein MQRGIFISGIGTEIGKTVIAALITQALDADYWKPVQSGDLSCSDTMKVKTWVSHPAAIFHPEVFRLNTPASPHYSAELDGVQIKVTDFKLPQTNNFLVAEGAGGLMVPLNQSETMVDLIKHLGLPVVLVSQNYLGSINHTLLSLQCLQQHGIPLAGLIFNGPAVPSTTDIIERMGGQKALFHLPPLAEINQAVIADWAEKVKPILQKEFFSKNSADESVR
- the bioA gene encoding adenosylmethionine--8-amino-7-oxononanoate transaminase — translated: MKVSAETSQSELLEKDRRFVWHPYTQMLSAPPPLPIVRGTGALLVDDQGNTYIDAVSSWWVNIHGHSHPYIAKKIAQQATTLEHVIFAGFTHPPAVALAERLIDHLPDPLSKVFYSDNGSTAVEIAIKMAIQYYHNRDQPKKKLIALDQAFHGETFGAMSASGDLSLNNAFKNQLFEVARIPAPLKGKEAESEKVLEQLLQEGDAYAFIFEPLIMGAGGMLMYEPAILDKLIRLCQKHGVLTIADEVMTGFGRTGQLFAIQHLATCPDLICLAKGLTGGVLPLAVTCCTDKIYEAFLSEDKGKTFFHGHSFTANPLGCAAALASLDLLEGAECQENISRVVRRQRAFREKMEGHAAVKDIRQTGTILALEFNSPEKTSYFNQLRDQLYQFFLDRRILLRPLGNVIYFMPPYCISDKEMTEVYQAIEDALVHFNL
- a CDS encoding beta-ketoacyl synthase N-terminal-like domain-containing protein, giving the protein MNKRIGIISYGSLSALGGEPAAIWSNYLHHRSLLCFDQALSAWVGALPAVEEHRLCASDTIKTYQKLDRTVRLALLAAEGAMKEMAHPSSFRWGINWGSSRGATERFEKYHSDFLTGEALSPNSSPLTTLGNVSSWVAQYLGLQSININHSVTCSTALHALLNGIVWLESGRCDFFLAGGTEAPLTPFTVAQMKALRIYAHSAEAVYPNQSLDLNKEHNSMVLGEGAAGFVLSKKTSHPPLAWIAGVGYAMERISSPSGISAKGMAMQAAMRMALHEAALSTVDVIVCHTPGTVQGDKAEWEAIQAVFGDNIPSLTTNKWKIGHTLGASGALSLEMALLMLQHQTFIGMPLGSFKDQKAPKKIRTIMVNATGFGGNAVSIILSKEP